The following proteins come from a genomic window of Musa acuminata AAA Group cultivar baxijiao chromosome BXJ1-7, Cavendish_Baxijiao_AAA, whole genome shotgun sequence:
- the LOC135679340 gene encoding large ribosomal subunit protein bL17c-like: MAMASSSLSTWSMASLRSALPPSPSPSPRLPSFRFPTPLHFHCSARLSSGRGQAKPLRSFSGLAPMTPLLSVSIGVANFDHVFSNISNGSKFYAMRHGKRVPKLNRPPDQRRALLRGLTTQLLKHGRIKTTRARASAMRKYVDKMVTLAKDGSLHKRRQALGFIYEKQIVHALFAEVQDRYGDRNGGYTRIIRTLPRRGDNAPMAYIELV; encoded by the exons ATGGCGATGGCTTCCTCTTCTCTCTCGACATGGAGCATGGCCTCGCTTCGCTCTgccctccctccctctccctctccctctccgcgCCTCCCCTCGTTTCGCTTTCCGACCCCTTTGCACTTCCATTGCTCAGCTCGGCTGAGTTCCGGTCGCGGACAGGCAAAGCCGCTGCGGTCCTTCTCCGGCCTCGCTCCCATGACTCCTCTCCTCTCTGTTAGCATTG GGGTTGCCAACTTTGACCATGTGTTCAGCAACATAAGCAATGGAAGCAAATTCTATGCTATGAGACATGGTAAACGTGTCCCAAAACTCAATCGGCCCCCGGATCAGCGTCGAGCTCTCCTACGTGGTCTTACGACGCAGCTGCTGAAGCATGGTAGGATCAAAACTACCAGAGCCAGGGCAAGTGCTATGAGGAAGTATGTAGATAAGATGGTAACATTGGCAAAGGATGGTTCTCTCCATAAAAGGAGACAGGCACTGGGCTTTATTTATGAGAAACAAATTGTTCATGCATTGTTTGCTGAGGTACAAGATAGATATGGAGATAGGAATGGTGGGTATACAAGAATCATCAGAACTCTACCAAGGCGAGGAGATAATGCACCAATGGCTTATATTGAGCTTGTCTAG
- the LOC135680039 gene encoding protein LURP-one-related 8-like, with protein MTRVYPNTAASCVDLPSLPACCGATREDGAAVLTVWRKSLLFSCNGFTVFDAEGNLVFRVDIYGSGSAGELVLMDSAGKPLVTARRKKLSLGETWLIYNGEDVDNPLYSVKRQVSLLHCKGLAHVTPLRGGSGSAGYGVEGSYSRRSCTVYDERRRAVAEIQRKQAVGGVAFGDDVFRLVVQSDLNTSLAMAIVIVLDQMFR; from the exons ATGACGAGGGTCTACCCGAACACCGCTGCTTCGTGCGTCGATCTCCCGAGTCTTCCCGCCTGCTGTGGCGCCACCCGGGAGGATGGCGCTGCGGTGTTGACGGTGTGGCGGAAGTCTCTTCTGTTCAGCTGCAACGGGTTCACGGTGTTCGATGCCGAGGGAAACCTAGTCTTCCGAGTCGATATCTACGGCTCGGGGAGCGCCGGGGAACTCGTGCTCATGGATTCCGCCGGGAAGCCATTGGTCACCGCCCGCCGAAAG AAGCTGAGTCTGGGGGAGACCTGGCTGATCTACAACGGGGAGGACGTCGACAACCCTCTCTACTCCGTGAAGAGGCAGGTGAGCCTGCTCCATTGCAAGGGTCTCGCGCACGTGACCCCGCtccgcggcggcagcggcagcgccggATACGGGGTGGAGGGGTCGTACTCGCGGCGGAGCTGCACGGTGTACGACGAGCGGCGGCGGGCGGTGGCGGAGATCCAGCGGAAGCAGGCCGTCGGGGGCGTCGCCTTCGGCGACGACGTCTTTCGCCTCGTCGTCCAATCGGATCTTAACACGTCTCTCGCCATGGCCATTGTGATCGTCCTAGATCAGATGTTTCGATAA